TCGAGCCGTATCCGCCGACCGTAGACCTGTTGCGGCGAAATCTCCGGCGGAACGGCGTCGACGCGACCGTCGCCCCGTTCGCGCTCGGGGACGCCGACGGGACGACCGAACTGGCGGTGCGCTACGACGACGAACCCGGCTCGCAGGAGCACACGCTGACGCCCGAGCGTCGCGAGTCCGCAGACGTCGTCGACACGGTGACGGTCCCCGTCCGTCGCGGCGACACCCTCGTCGACGACGGAACGCTGCCCGAGCCGACCGTGCTGAAGATCGACGCCGAGGGCGCCGGCCCGGCGGTGCTCGCGGGCCTCGAGTCGACGCTGTCGAACGGCGCCGTCCGCCGGGTCTACGTCGAGCCCCACGGGAACACCGACGAACTCGAGTCGACGCTCACCGAGTTCGGCTTCTCGGTCGCCCGCGAGTATCTCGGTCGGCATCGGTCGAACAGGAACCCGATCCTCGTGGCCCGGCAGG
This portion of the Haloterrigena gelatinilytica genome encodes:
- a CDS encoding FkbM family methyltransferase; the encoded protein is MAAIDSIERLFQTVYRGPIKRAAHATGINELLEWGLWAGYRTINGGEKTLRIDGETATFAVPTRSTLGVLSVAETVEKPIYRDLLERVRPDDVFWDVGANAGTYSCLVGSRLAGDGAAVSFEPYPPTVDLLRRNLRRNGVDATVAPFALGDADGTTELAVRYDDEPGSQEHTLTPERRESADVVDTVTVPVRRGDTLVDDGTLPEPTVLKIDAEGAGPAVLAGLESTLSNGAVRRVYVEPHGNTDELESTLTEFGFSVAREYLGRHRSNRNPILVARQGSTGSTGRVSRLLGRGGEEPRPS